One region of Streptomyces sp. NBC_00442 genomic DNA includes:
- a CDS encoding toll/interleukin-1 receptor domain-containing protein: protein MTTAGHDAATTSAGHGAPTTAGGVTAPPAGGQWDVFISYAREDYIQAKDLHDALNGCVTAEGGAPKIYLDVSRTSGTPLGVDWQSFLEEALPGSRHVVALYSQTYFDKPVCQWELHEAYKLNPPEGGRLIPLLIDPGAAAKVPYIVNRINWIPTTRPHWIEEVRRAVGLRTAGTRTTLRFDAQAGGAVVGHTLAPVTVIGSVPDGTPQWPADAAVTLSAEPAGAGLTGTLTVPVEGNTAVFADLAFRGDAAEVRLVASAPGCEPATTAPFPVGAPDEPPAWNEPDRPALAARGRPVFFPDGRALAVLDGRTLSVHTAAHESGGTAELRERPRLWARGRRLIAVADWSGRVVLADPDGRVRAVDLPARRGARFNVPGALAFDADDTVYAGLWGGTVWRLTLDGGAPERVLEHRSGVQVLTAVSDGLLVGGLDGGLTRYTGGRAGAEHVLEPMLLAMARVRDFVLVVGERRIHRLDPAGGRLLQVSQPIGAITATLPGEELTAIVDAGGHGVCFDAELAVRVGFHTVPGARPVAAARGGRLLVLAHPDGSHALVRDGRTTYVSKHPMALSADGLRVAVSDGERILIVPPEELGGGGPARRERA, encoded by the coding sequence ATGACGACGGCCGGGCACGACGCCGCGACGACCTCGGCCGGACACGGCGCCCCGACGACGGCCGGCGGGGTGACGGCGCCGCCCGCCGGCGGGCAGTGGGACGTGTTCATCAGCTACGCGCGCGAGGACTACATCCAGGCCAAGGACCTGCACGACGCCCTCAACGGCTGCGTGACCGCCGAGGGCGGGGCGCCGAAGATCTACCTCGACGTGTCCCGCACCAGCGGCACCCCGCTCGGCGTGGACTGGCAGAGCTTCCTCGAAGAGGCCCTGCCGGGCAGCCGCCACGTGGTCGCGCTCTATTCGCAGACGTACTTCGACAAGCCCGTCTGCCAGTGGGAACTGCACGAGGCGTACAAGCTGAACCCGCCCGAGGGCGGCCGGCTCATTCCGCTGCTCATCGACCCGGGCGCCGCCGCGAAGGTTCCGTACATCGTGAACCGGATCAACTGGATCCCCACCACGCGGCCGCACTGGATCGAGGAGGTGCGCAGGGCCGTGGGGCTGCGCACCGCGGGGACGCGCACCACCTTGCGGTTCGACGCCCAGGCCGGCGGGGCGGTCGTCGGCCACACGCTGGCGCCGGTCACCGTCATCGGCTCCGTACCGGACGGCACCCCGCAGTGGCCGGCCGACGCCGCGGTCACCCTCAGCGCCGAGCCGGCCGGGGCCGGGCTGACGGGCACGCTCACCGTGCCCGTCGAGGGGAACACGGCCGTCTTCGCCGACCTCGCGTTCCGGGGCGACGCCGCCGAGGTCCGGCTCGTCGCGTCGGCCCCCGGCTGCGAGCCCGCCACCACCGCGCCCTTCCCGGTCGGTGCGCCCGACGAGCCGCCCGCCTGGAACGAGCCCGACCGGCCCGCACTCGCCGCGCGCGGACGCCCGGTGTTCTTCCCGGACGGCCGGGCGCTCGCCGTCCTCGACGGCCGGACCCTGAGCGTCCACACGGCGGCACACGAGTCCGGCGGCACCGCGGAGTTGCGGGAGCGGCCGCGGCTCTGGGCGCGCGGACGGCGCCTCATCGCCGTCGCCGACTGGTCGGGTCGTGTGGTCCTCGCCGACCCGGACGGCCGGGTCCGCGCCGTGGACCTTCCGGCGCGGCGCGGCGCCCGGTTCAACGTGCCGGGCGCGCTGGCCTTCGACGCCGACGACACCGTGTACGCCGGCCTGTGGGGCGGCACCGTGTGGCGCCTCACGCTCGACGGCGGCGCACCGGAGCGGGTGCTCGAACACCGGTCGGGCGTCCAGGTGTTGACGGCCGTGAGCGACGGGCTGCTGGTGGGCGGCCTGGACGGCGGACTCACCCGATACACCGGCGGCCGGGCCGGGGCCGAGCACGTTCTGGAGCCGATGCTGCTCGCGATGGCCAGGGTGCGGGACTTCGTGCTGGTCGTCGGCGAGCGGCGGATCCACCGCCTCGACCCGGCCGGCGGCCGGCTGCTCCAGGTCTCCCAGCCCATCGGCGCGATCACCGCGACGCTGCCCGGTGAGGAACTGACCGCCATCGTCGACGCGGGCGGCCACGGAGTCTGCTTCGACGCCGAACTCGCGGTGCGCGTCGGGTTCCACACGGTGCCGGGCGCCCGGCCGGTGGCCGCCGCCCGAGGCGGTCGGCTGCTCGTCCTCGCCCACCCCGACGGCTCGCACGCGCTGGTCCGCGACGGCCGTACGACCTATGTGTCCAAGCATCCGATGGCCCTGTCCGCGGACGGGCTGCGGGTCGCGGTGTCGGACGGCGAACGGATCCTGATCGTGCCGCCGGAAGAACTGGGCGGCGGCGGCCCGGCGCGGAGGGAGCGGGCATGA
- a CDS encoding Hsp70 family protein, giving the protein MEDELHRVVGIDLGTTYSAVSAYDPDDFAPKILADPEHQGAAAVATPSVVRIDPATGALVVGHDAKDAISQEAGAGDALVEIKREMGAVFTPELLQHFGAGGSYAVGDPVRARLGTEWLRPQEISALVLMRMKRIAEQALGADIHDAVVTVPAYFMERQKKATEEAALLAGLYPRQLIPEPTAAAIAYGVDRAESERQIYLVFDLGGGTFDVSIIETRDDEIEVIATAGDQRLGGGDFDDAVAAWIVESLGDTLPKDMDRLRIKAAAEVAKRELSLRSSTVVDLGAGAGPLELDRAGFEALIQPILDRSLRQVDEALNFARTAKGVERDHINAVLLVGGSTRIPRVKQMLLDYFDQDEGFVRGDANPDTLVARGAAIVANRFEPSPAFDLATRPSAERSADEQDYTVTLITEHTLGVGVQQGRFNALIPRGTKIPARQVKTYTNPEQANRIEAAIYQGEGEYVYDNSLIGTIHLDEIEPRPEGYHQFEVEFSLDVNGLLGVQVTHTNTGREYQATFDQSTTIGKVDELAERRGVLVELYATVRPAGAHPGPGGSGNPVGGSGGSGDSGTRTGAAGPGYGGGAASGSGPDAGPGAFTVPAPITPAAPTTPPTTNTPAAVPAQAVAPPAEADPGDVPAEYRRTVKKALRAAKDGQAPAELTDALGAFLDGVRAGVDEDTLDDLADRLEDAYDHSRR; this is encoded by the coding sequence ATGGAAGACGAGCTGCACCGGGTCGTCGGCATCGACCTCGGCACGACCTACTCCGCCGTCTCCGCCTACGACCCCGACGACTTCGCGCCCAAGATCCTCGCCGATCCGGAACACCAGGGCGCGGCCGCCGTCGCCACGCCCTCGGTGGTGCGGATCGACCCCGCCACCGGCGCCCTCGTCGTCGGCCACGACGCCAAGGACGCCATCAGCCAAGAGGCGGGCGCGGGCGACGCGTTGGTCGAGATCAAGCGGGAGATGGGCGCCGTGTTCACGCCGGAGCTCCTCCAGCACTTCGGCGCCGGAGGCAGTTACGCCGTCGGCGACCCCGTACGGGCCAGGCTCGGAACCGAGTGGCTGCGGCCGCAGGAGATCAGCGCCCTCGTCCTGATGCGGATGAAGCGCATCGCCGAACAGGCGCTCGGCGCCGACATCCACGACGCGGTCGTCACCGTGCCCGCGTACTTCATGGAGCGGCAGAAGAAGGCCACCGAGGAAGCCGCCCTGCTCGCCGGGCTCTACCCCCGCCAGCTCATCCCCGAGCCCACCGCCGCCGCCATCGCCTACGGCGTCGACCGGGCCGAGTCCGAGCGGCAGATCTATCTCGTCTTCGACCTCGGCGGCGGCACCTTCGACGTGTCGATCATCGAGACCCGGGACGACGAGATCGAGGTCATCGCGACCGCCGGCGACCAGCGCCTGGGTGGCGGCGACTTCGACGACGCCGTCGCCGCGTGGATCGTCGAGAGCCTCGGCGACACGCTCCCGAAGGACATGGACCGGCTGCGGATCAAGGCCGCCGCCGAGGTCGCCAAGCGCGAGCTGTCGCTGCGGTCCTCGACCGTCGTCGACCTCGGCGCCGGCGCCGGCCCCCTCGAACTCGACCGGGCCGGCTTCGAGGCGTTGATCCAGCCCATCCTCGACCGCTCCCTGCGCCAGGTCGACGAAGCCCTGAACTTCGCCAGGACCGCCAAGGGTGTGGAGCGCGACCACATCAACGCGGTTCTCCTTGTGGGTGGTTCGACCCGCATCCCCCGGGTCAAGCAGATGCTGCTCGACTACTTCGACCAGGACGAGGGGTTCGTGCGCGGCGACGCCAACCCCGACACCCTGGTCGCCCGGGGCGCCGCCATCGTGGCCAACCGGTTCGAGCCGTCGCCCGCGTTCGACCTCGCCACCCGGCCCAGCGCCGAGCGGTCCGCGGACGAGCAGGACTACACCGTCACCCTGATCACCGAACACACCCTGGGGGTCGGCGTCCAGCAGGGCCGGTTCAACGCGCTGATCCCGCGCGGCACCAAGATCCCGGCCCGCCAGGTGAAGACGTACACCAACCCCGAGCAGGCCAACCGCATCGAGGCGGCGATCTACCAGGGCGAGGGCGAGTACGTCTACGACAACTCCCTCATCGGCACGATCCACCTCGACGAGATCGAGCCGAGGCCCGAGGGCTACCACCAGTTCGAGGTCGAGTTCTCGCTCGACGTGAACGGGCTGCTCGGCGTGCAGGTCACCCACACCAACACCGGACGCGAATACCAGGCCACCTTCGACCAGAGCACCACCATCGGCAAGGTCGACGAACTGGCTGAGCGGCGCGGTGTGTTGGTGGAGCTGTACGCCACCGTCCGGCCCGCCGGAGCCCACCCCGGCCCCGGTGGTTCCGGCAACCCCGTTGGTGGCTCCGGTGGCTCCGGTGATTCCGGTACGCGTACGGGGGCGGCCGGTCCCGGGTACGGCGGCGGAGCCGCGTCCGGCAGCGGCCCCGATGCCGGCCCCGGGGCGTTCACCGTCCCCGCGCCCATCACCCCGGCCGCCCCCACCACCCCGCCCACCACGAACACCCCCGCCGCCGTCCCCGCCCAGGCCGTCGCGCCCCCCGCCGAGGCCGACCCCGGTGACGTGCCCGCCGAGTACCGCCGCACGGTCAAGAAGGCGCTGCGGGCCGCCAAGGACGGTCAGGCGCCCGCCGAACTCACCGACGCGCTGGGCGCGTTCCTCGACGGGGTGCGCGCCGGCGTCGACGAGGACACCCTGGACGATCTCGCCGACCGGCTAGAGGACGCATATGACCACAGCCGTCGGTGA